From a single Paenibacillus sp. FSL W8-0426 genomic region:
- the infB gene encoding translation initiation factor IF-2, whose amino-acid sequence MSKQDNKDKLRVYEYAKSLNMSSKEIITILKKLDIPVNNHMSVMENGSVDKVEQFFKNIKSSAATKQGSEPKSVATSSVRSDKTVDNSKPAGGVNTPGNSSSSGSPVQTKIQQEKQVGMNNRPNSNNNNGSQRHSGQDSRNRSNSSQGSNQGGQSGNRSRPAQNGTNGSAGSRPQGGTGGSTASRPQGGTGGSTGSRPQGGGQRSNNSGGGQVRNANSSNGGNRSGGQGQSQGQGQGQRRGGQGGSGGNNNGNRSNNGGGRRFDDGRGNNFRNNRGGKNNRGRNQHQSPPREKIDNTPKKIIVRGDMTVGETAKLLHKDASEVIKKLIGMGVMATINQELDIDTILLLAGEFGVEVEVKIPVEDDRFETVEENDDPADLQSRPPVVTIMGHVDHGKTTLLDAIRRTNVTGGEAGGITQHIGAYQVEINNKKITFLDTPGHEAFTAMRARGAQVTDITIIVVAADDGVMPQTVEAINHAKAAGLPIIVAVNKIDKPGADPDRVKQELTNYELVPEEWGGDTIFVNVSAKQRIGLEGLLEMILLVAEVNEYKANPNKRARGTVIEAELDKGRGPVARVLVQHGTLKVGDAFVAGNCFGRVRAMVNDKGRRLKEAGPSTPVEITGLTEVPGAGDPFMVFEDERKARSIADKRAITQRESDLGTNTRVTLDDLFKHIKDGEIKDLNVIIKGDVQGSVEALKSSLAKIEVEGVRVKIIHSGAGAITESDIILATASNAIVIGFNVRPDNQAKITAEQEQVDIRLHRVIYSVIEEIEQAMKGMLDPVYKENVIGHAEVRNTFKISKVGTIAGCMVTSGKITRSAEARLIRDGIVLYEGKLDSLKRYKDDAKEVAQGYECGITLDNYNDLKEGDVIEAFVMETVER is encoded by the coding sequence TTGAGTAAACAGGACAACAAGGATAAATTGCGGGTTTATGAATATGCGAAGTCCCTTAACATGAGCAGCAAAGAAATCATAACCATTCTTAAAAAACTGGATATTCCGGTGAACAATCATATGAGCGTCATGGAGAATGGTTCGGTGGATAAAGTGGAACAATTTTTTAAAAACATAAAATCATCTGCAGCTACGAAGCAGGGCTCCGAACCAAAGTCCGTTGCCACATCTTCGGTGCGCAGCGACAAAACAGTGGACAACAGCAAGCCGGCCGGCGGAGTGAACACGCCGGGCAATTCAAGTTCTTCCGGCAGTCCCGTACAAACAAAAATACAACAGGAAAAGCAGGTAGGTATGAACAATAGACCAAATTCCAACAATAACAACGGCTCCCAAAGACACAGCGGCCAAGACAGCCGCAACAGATCCAATAGCTCCCAAGGTTCAAACCAAGGGGGACAATCCGGCAACCGCTCCAGACCGGCGCAAAACGGAACTAACGGCAGTGCAGGCTCCCGTCCGCAAGGCGGAACTGGCGGCAGCACCGCATCCCGTCCGCAAGGCGGAACTGGTGGCAGCACCGGATCCCGTCCGCAAGGCGGAGGACAGCGCAGCAACAACAGCGGTGGCGGTCAAGTAAGAAACGCAAATTCAAGCAATGGCGGCAATCGCAGCGGCGGCCAAGGCCAGAGCCAAGGCCAAGGACAAGGACAACGCCGAGGCGGCCAAGGCGGTTCGGGCGGAAACAACAACGGTAACCGTTCCAACAATGGTGGCGGACGTCGTTTCGATGACGGACGCGGCAACAATTTCCGCAACAATCGTGGTGGAAAAAATAACCGTGGCAGAAATCAACACCAGTCCCCGCCGCGCGAGAAAATCGACAATACGCCGAAGAAAATCATCGTTCGTGGTGACATGACGGTAGGCGAAACAGCGAAGCTGCTGCACAAAGACGCTTCCGAGGTGATCAAAAAGCTGATTGGCATGGGCGTTATGGCGACCATCAACCAAGAGCTCGATATTGATACGATTCTTCTTCTCGCGGGTGAATTCGGTGTTGAAGTCGAAGTGAAAATCCCGGTTGAGGACGATCGTTTCGAAACGGTTGAAGAGAACGACGATCCGGCAGATTTGCAGTCCCGTCCACCGGTCGTTACCATCATGGGTCACGTTGACCATGGTAAAACAACGCTGCTTGATGCCATTCGTAGAACAAACGTTACAGGCGGCGAAGCAGGCGGAATCACGCAGCATATCGGTGCTTATCAAGTTGAGATCAACAACAAGAAAATCACGTTCTTGGACACGCCAGGTCACGAAGCGTTTACCGCTATGCGTGCGCGTGGAGCTCAGGTTACGGATATTACCATCATTGTGGTAGCTGCCGATGACGGCGTCATGCCACAAACGGTTGAAGCGATCAACCATGCCAAAGCGGCCGGACTTCCGATTATCGTTGCCGTGAACAAAATCGATAAACCGGGTGCGGACCCAGATCGCGTTAAACAAGAATTGACCAACTATGAGCTCGTTCCGGAAGAGTGGGGCGGCGACACGATCTTTGTTAACGTTTCGGCGAAACAACGCATCGGACTGGAAGGTCTGCTTGAAATGATTCTGCTCGTTGCAGAAGTAAACGAGTACAAAGCCAACCCGAACAAACGTGCCCGCGGTACGGTGATCGAAGCCGAGCTCGACAAAGGCCGTGGCCCGGTAGCTCGCGTTCTCGTACAGCACGGAACATTGAAAGTCGGGGATGCGTTTGTTGCAGGTAACTGTTTCGGACGTGTGCGCGCAATGGTCAATGACAAAGGACGCCGTTTGAAAGAAGCCGGACCTTCGACACCTGTAGAGATTACCGGTTTGACCGAAGTTCCAGGCGCAGGCGATCCGTTCATGGTATTCGAAGACGAGCGCAAGGCACGTTCGATTGCCGACAAACGCGCGATTACGCAGCGTGAGTCCGATCTGGGCACCAACACACGCGTAACGCTGGATGATTTGTTCAAACACATCAAAGACGGCGAAATCAAGGATCTGAACGTGATCATCAAAGGTGACGTGCAAGGTTCGGTTGAGGCGCTGAAAAGCTCCCTTGCCAAAATCGAAGTCGAAGGTGTGCGCGTAAAAATCATTCACAGTGGTGCAGGTGCAATTACCGAGTCTGACATCATTCTCGCGACGGCATCGAACGCCATCGTGATCGGTTTCAATGTGCGTCCTGACAATCAGGCGAAAATCACGGCTGAGCAGGAGCAAGTAGACATTCGTCTGCATCGCGTCATCTACAGCGTGATCGAGGAAATCGAACAGGCGATGAAGGGTATGCTTGATCCGGTCTACAAAGAGAATGTCATTGGGCATGCAGAAGTTCGCAACACGTTCAAAATCAGCAAAGTGGGTACCATTGCAGGTTGTATGGTTACTTCCGGCAAAATCACACGTTCGGCGGAAGCTCGCCTGATTCGTGACGGCATCGTGCTGTACGAAGGCAAGCTGGATTCCTTGAAACGTTACAAAGATGATGCTAAAGAAGTAGCACAGGGCTACGAGTGCGGTATTACGCTGGATAATTATAACGATCTCAAAGAAGGCGACGTGATCGAAGCTTTCGTGATGGAGACCGTAGAACGATAA
- a CDS encoding ribosomal L7Ae/L30e/S12e/Gadd45 family protein — protein sequence MSDQKVLSYLGLAMRAGKLATGEEIVLKAIRSSEAKMVIVAGDASANTQKKFRDKCGSYQVPLVIGFDRDRLGSSIGKDTRVVLAVTDVGFAKMISKQVGIMSEVEYIE from the coding sequence ATGAGTGACCAAAAAGTGTTATCTTACCTCGGACTCGCGATGCGCGCAGGCAAGCTGGCTACCGGTGAAGAAATTGTGCTCAAAGCAATCCGCTCTTCCGAAGCTAAAATGGTTATTGTTGCGGGTGACGCCTCGGCCAATACACAAAAGAAATTTCGCGACAAATGCGGTTCCTACCAGGTGCCGCTCGTCATCGGTTTTGACCGGGATCGCCTGGGTTCAAGTATCGGTAAAGACACGCGGGTTGTTCTTGCAGTAACGGACGTTGGGTTTGCAAAAATGATCTCCAAGCAAGTCGGTATAATGTCGGAGGTGGAGTATATTGAGTAA
- a CDS encoding bifunctional riboflavin kinase/FAD synthetase, with amino-acid sequence MKTVMLSYPRTLSSEELHPQPQVLAIGQFDGLHLGHASVILSAVRIARETGTQAAVMTFHPHPKEVMRKGDYEGYLTPLKDKEDILSAMGVDVLYVVEFNEQFSHLSPDQFVQDLLLPLQTRTAVVGFDFRFGHKGAGDEALLRELGGEQMSVETVPPFLLGGKKVSSSLIRGLLQRGEMDEASRWLGRPYSIRGTVVHGEKRGRTIGFPTANLELTDRYVAPATGVYAVRVEYRGQELRGVMNLGVKPTFHEQGMKPTFEVHLLDFEGQLYDEELKVELVHYIRPERKFASIDALIAQIREDALTAARLLG; translated from the coding sequence GTGAAAACGGTAATGCTATCGTATCCGCGGACGTTATCGTCCGAAGAATTGCATCCCCAGCCGCAGGTGCTGGCCATCGGCCAATTTGACGGACTGCATCTCGGGCATGCCAGCGTCATTTTATCGGCTGTGCGCATTGCGCGTGAAACCGGCACGCAAGCGGCCGTCATGACTTTTCACCCACACCCGAAAGAAGTCATGCGCAAAGGGGACTATGAGGGATATTTGACTCCTCTGAAAGATAAAGAAGACATCCTTTCAGCGATGGGAGTGGATGTGCTTTATGTCGTTGAGTTCAACGAACAATTCTCCCACTTGTCGCCAGACCAGTTTGTGCAGGATCTGCTGCTTCCATTACAAACGCGAACTGCGGTCGTCGGATTCGATTTCCGTTTCGGCCACAAGGGAGCAGGGGACGAAGCGCTGCTTCGAGAACTGGGGGGCGAGCAAATGAGCGTTGAGACGGTGCCGCCGTTTCTGTTAGGCGGCAAGAAGGTCAGCAGCTCGCTCATCCGGGGGCTGCTCCAGCGGGGCGAAATGGATGAGGCGAGTCGCTGGCTTGGAAGGCCGTACAGCATACGCGGCACCGTGGTGCATGGGGAGAAAAGAGGGCGAACCATCGGCTTCCCTACCGCCAATCTTGAGCTCACGGACCGTTACGTTGCACCGGCTACCGGCGTTTATGCCGTGCGAGTGGAGTATCGGGGACAGGAGCTGCGCGGGGTCATGAACCTTGGCGTGAAACCGACGTTTCATGAGCAGGGCATGAAACCGACCTTTGAAGTGCATCTGCTCGATTTCGAGGGGCAGCTGTATGATGAGGAATTGAAGGTAGAGCTGGTTCATTACATCCGTCCGGAACGCAAGTTTGCATCCATTGATGCACTCATTGCCCAGATTCGCGAGGATGCATTGACTGCCGCAAGGCTGCTCGGTTAA
- the nusA gene encoding transcription termination factor NusA, which translates to MSMDFIEAMNELEREKGISKDVLFEAIEAALISSYKRNFNTAQNVRVDMNRNTGVIRVYARKLIVEEVLDSRTEISLPAAREINPHFQLEDIAEIEVTPRDFGRIAAQTAKQVVTQRIREAERGLIYNAFVDKEEDIVTGVVQRQDLRNIYIDLGKIEAALPLTELMPNEKFAHGDRIKAYITKVENTTKGPQIILSRTHPGLLKRLFELEVPEIFDGVVEIRSVAREAGFRSKIAVHSRNEEVDPVGSCVGPKGTRVQTIVNELRGEKIDIVRYSEQVDEYVANALSPSKVLEVQVFEEEKMARVIVPDYQLSLAIGIKGQNARLAAKLTGWKIDIKSETQAEQEFGREKDSSAEMHQDSVSVD; encoded by the coding sequence ATGAGTATGGACTTTATTGAAGCAATGAATGAATTGGAGCGGGAAAAAGGGATTAGCAAGGATGTGCTGTTTGAAGCCATCGAAGCAGCTCTGATTTCCAGCTACAAACGGAACTTTAACACAGCTCAGAACGTGCGCGTCGACATGAACCGCAACACGGGCGTCATCCGGGTATATGCCCGCAAATTGATCGTCGAGGAAGTATTGGATTCCCGGACGGAAATTTCCTTGCCGGCAGCCCGCGAAATCAATCCTCACTTCCAATTGGAAGATATCGCGGAGATTGAAGTTACGCCGCGCGATTTCGGCCGCATTGCCGCCCAAACGGCGAAACAGGTCGTGACGCAGCGCATTCGCGAAGCAGAACGCGGGTTGATTTACAACGCTTTCGTGGATAAAGAGGAAGATATCGTCACAGGCGTTGTGCAGCGTCAGGATTTGCGCAATATTTACATCGACCTGGGCAAGATCGAAGCGGCATTGCCTTTGACGGAATTGATGCCGAACGAGAAGTTTGCTCACGGCGACCGGATCAAGGCGTACATCACGAAAGTGGAAAATACGACCAAAGGCCCGCAAATCATTTTGTCCCGTACGCATCCAGGTTTGTTGAAACGTCTCTTCGAGCTGGAAGTTCCCGAGATTTTCGACGGCGTGGTAGAAATTCGTTCCGTCGCTCGCGAAGCTGGCTTCCGTTCCAAAATCGCGGTGCATTCCCGCAATGAGGAAGTCGATCCGGTCGGTTCCTGCGTAGGGCCGAAAGGCACGCGCGTGCAGACCATCGTGAATGAGCTGCGCGGCGAGAAAATCGATATCGTTCGATACTCTGAACAAGTGGATGAGTATGTGGCCAATGCCCTCAGCCCTTCCAAAGTTTTGGAGGTTCAGGTATTCGAGGAAGAGAAGATGGCGCGGGTCATCGTTCCTGATTATCAGCTCTCGCTGGCAATCGGGATCAAGGGACAGAATGCCCGTCTTGCGGCCAAACTGACCGGTTGGAAGATCGATATCAAGAGCGAGACCCAGGCAGAACAGGAGTTTGGCAGAGAAAAGGATTCTTCCGCGGAAATGCATCAGGATTCCGTCTCCGTCGACTAG
- the rpsO gene encoding 30S ribosomal protein S15 — protein sequence MALTQERKQQLIDEHKTHESDTGSPEVQVAILTENIRSLTDHLRTHKKDHHSRRGLLKMVGQRRKLLAYVKNKDVKRYSALIEKLGLRR from the coding sequence ATGGCATTGACTCAAGAACGCAAACAACAACTGATCGACGAGCACAAAACTCATGAGTCCGATACAGGATCTCCTGAAGTGCAAGTTGCTATCCTTACGGAAAACATCAGAAGTTTGACAGACCACTTGCGTACGCACAAGAAAGACCACCACTCCCGTCGTGGCCTTTTGAAAATGGTAGGTCAACGTCGTAAGCTTTTGGCTTACGTGAAAAACAAAGATGTTAAACGTTACAGCGCACTGATCGAAAAACTCGGATTGCGTCGTTAA
- the truB gene encoding tRNA pseudouridine(55) synthase TruB produces MVKPFEGILPVYKPAGFTSHDVVAKMRRILKMKRIGHTGTLDPQVTGVLPLCLGRATRVVEYMQELPKEYLATLRLGLSTDTEDMTGEVTQRADEPVRVAEAQVLQVLQQFLGTISQVPPMFSAVKVDGKRLYELAREGKTVERKSREVTIHELELTGMDVREDVTDISFRALCSKGTYIRTLCVDIGKALGYPSTMVKLERTISAGIPADRCLHIEDVERRMADGTLADALIPVDEAIGYLPAHTVGDAQAKGALQGQKLSAKLLDPPAEKPGLLRLYAQDGTFYGIFERDEAKPTVKAVKVFLPE; encoded by the coding sequence ATGGTAAAACCGTTTGAAGGGATTTTGCCGGTGTATAAGCCGGCAGGATTCACGTCCCATGATGTCGTTGCCAAAATGCGGCGAATCTTGAAGATGAAACGGATCGGACATACAGGAACGTTGGACCCTCAAGTCACGGGGGTACTCCCTTTGTGTCTTGGACGAGCAACAAGAGTTGTGGAGTACATGCAGGAACTTCCGAAGGAGTATCTGGCAACGTTGAGACTTGGATTGTCCACCGATACAGAAGATATGACAGGTGAAGTTACCCAGCGGGCAGATGAACCGGTTCGTGTGGCAGAGGCGCAAGTTTTGCAGGTATTGCAGCAGTTTCTGGGTACGATCTCCCAGGTTCCGCCCATGTTTTCCGCGGTCAAGGTCGATGGCAAACGGTTGTACGAGCTTGCCCGTGAAGGAAAAACCGTGGAACGCAAAAGCCGCGAAGTGACTATTCATGAATTGGAGCTGACGGGCATGGACGTCAGAGAAGATGTGACGGACATTTCCTTCCGCGCGCTATGTTCCAAGGGCACCTACATACGGACGTTGTGCGTCGACATTGGCAAGGCGCTAGGTTATCCTTCCACGATGGTGAAGCTGGAACGTACGATATCTGCAGGCATTCCGGCAGACCGCTGCTTGCATATCGAAGACGTGGAGCGGCGTATGGCGGACGGAACGTTGGCCGATGCGCTGATTCCAGTGGATGAAGCTATTGGCTACTTGCCTGCCCATACGGTTGGCGATGCGCAGGCCAAAGGAGCCCTTCAGGGGCAAAAGCTATCGGCAAAGCTGCTCGATCCTCCCGCGGAGAAACCCGGACTTCTGCGTTTGTATGCGCAGGACGGCACATTTTATGGTATTTTCGAACGGGATGAAGCCAAACCGACGGTGAAGGCGGTTAAAGTTTTTTTGCCGGAATAA
- the rimP gene encoding ribosome maturation factor RimP, with amino-acid sequence MSTSKIKSTVEEMIQPYLNEQGFELVDIEYVKEGSSWFLRVYVDKEGGIDIDDCVMISEQLSAKLDETDPIPTVYFLEVSSPGAERPLKKPEDVTKAVGKNVYVTTYGPVNGMKEFEGKLLSFDGSELVIEAGKKQHAVSYDKIASARLAILF; translated from the coding sequence TTGAGCACATCGAAGATTAAATCTACTGTGGAAGAAATGATCCAACCCTATTTGAATGAACAAGGCTTCGAGCTGGTTGACATCGAATATGTCAAAGAAGGCAGCAGTTGGTTTCTGCGGGTATATGTCGACAAAGAAGGCGGTATCGACATTGACGATTGCGTCATGATCAGCGAGCAGCTTAGCGCCAAGCTCGACGAGACCGATCCGATTCCGACCGTCTACTTCCTTGAAGTGTCCTCTCCGGGTGCGGAACGTCCACTGAAAAAGCCGGAGGACGTTACCAAAGCCGTAGGCAAAAACGTATATGTGACGACCTACGGACCGGTGAACGGAATGAAAGAGTTTGAAGGCAAACTGCTTTCTTTTGATGGCAGTGAGCTTGTCATTGAGGCCGGCAAGAAACAACATGCCGTTTCTTATGACAAGATTGCAAGCGCGCGCTTGGCCATTCTGTTTTAG
- the rbfA gene encoding 30S ribosome-binding factor RbfA has translation MAKIRTGRVGEQIKKELSLLIQSELKDPRIGFVTVTGVEVTNDLSQAKVYLSVFGDEEQKDNSLKALGKANGFLRSELGKRIRLRHVPELIFKIDESIAYGSRIEKLLGDIGSDNNESQ, from the coding sequence ATGGCCAAGATTCGTACTGGCAGAGTAGGCGAACAGATCAAAAAAGAGCTTAGCTTGCTGATTCAATCGGAACTGAAAGATCCGCGCATCGGCTTTGTCACGGTGACAGGCGTTGAAGTAACTAACGACCTGTCCCAAGCCAAAGTATATCTGAGTGTTTTCGGGGATGAAGAACAGAAGGATAATTCGCTTAAAGCGCTCGGAAAAGCAAATGGGTTTTTGCGTTCCGAGCTTGGCAAGCGCATCAGACTTCGCCATGTTCCCGAATTGATCTTCAAGATTGATGAGTCGATTGCCTATGGCAGCCGCATTGAAAAGCTGCTCGGGGATATCGGCAGCGATAACAACGAATCCCAGTAA
- a CDS encoding YlxR family protein, whose protein sequence is MKPKKVPLRKCVACQEMMPKKQLIRVVKTPEDEVLIDLTGKKSGRGAYLCGKESCFKLAFKNRSLDRALKGKVSPEIYEQLAADFIRVEDEFKAAQERDQDE, encoded by the coding sequence ATGAAACCAAAAAAAGTACCGCTGCGCAAATGTGTGGCGTGTCAGGAAATGATGCCCAAAAAGCAGCTGATTCGCGTGGTCAAAACGCCCGAGGATGAGGTGCTGATCGATCTGACTGGCAAAAAATCCGGACGTGGCGCGTATTTATGCGGCAAAGAATCTTGTTTCAAGCTTGCATTCAAAAACCGGTCCCTGGACCGGGCGTTGAAAGGCAAGGTTTCACCGGAAATTTACGAGCAGCTGGCTGCAGACTTCATTCGCGTGGAGGATGAATTCAAGGCTGCGCAGGAGCGTGATCAGGATGAGTGA
- a CDS encoding bifunctional oligoribonuclease/PAP phosphatase NrnA, whose product MHTYEQALQDGKQFLLEHDDYLVVSHVQPDGDAVSSTVTVGWLLSCLGKTFTMMNEGEIPQRMRFLWNADRIVNMTEQPPQRKYKAVICVDCADFARVGLTKQYFEEDALILNIDHHPTNDGYGTVNIIKPDAAATAEILFDFVGQFPIQMDKAAATAIYTGLLTDTGGFRYANTSPNVMTTASKLLEYGVDGPMLAQILLEQVTLPQVRILNKALSSLKMTDDGKIAWVVITPEDMVACGAANEDLEGIVNYPRNIEGVEVGIFFKVIHDQAVKVSLRSAGKVNVAALAQTFGGGGHVLAAGCRLEGSLDDIVDRVLKQVNV is encoded by the coding sequence ATGCACACTTATGAACAGGCACTTCAGGACGGAAAGCAATTTCTGCTGGAGCATGACGATTACCTGGTCGTGTCGCATGTACAGCCGGACGGTGACGCAGTCAGCTCTACGGTAACGGTGGGCTGGCTGCTGTCATGTCTGGGGAAAACTTTCACGATGATGAACGAAGGCGAGATTCCGCAGCGCATGCGCTTCTTGTGGAATGCGGACCGCATCGTGAACATGACCGAACAGCCGCCGCAGCGGAAGTACAAAGCAGTCATTTGCGTGGATTGTGCAGATTTTGCAAGAGTGGGCTTAACGAAGCAATATTTTGAAGAAGATGCCCTCATTTTGAATATCGACCATCATCCGACCAATGACGGTTACGGCACGGTGAATATCATTAAACCAGATGCAGCAGCAACGGCTGAAATTTTATTCGATTTTGTCGGACAGTTTCCGATCCAGATGGACAAGGCTGCGGCTACGGCTATTTATACAGGACTGTTAACGGATACGGGTGGATTTCGGTATGCCAACACAAGTCCTAATGTGATGACAACCGCCTCCAAATTGCTGGAGTATGGCGTGGATGGGCCGATGCTGGCCCAAATCCTGTTGGAGCAGGTTACTCTCCCGCAGGTGCGTATCCTGAACAAAGCGCTTTCCAGTCTGAAGATGACCGACGATGGCAAAATTGCCTGGGTAGTGATCACTCCCGAGGACATGGTGGCTTGCGGCGCGGCGAATGAAGATTTGGAAGGGATCGTCAACTATCCCCGCAATATTGAAGGGGTTGAAGTCGGTATTTTTTTCAAAGTCATTCATGACCAGGCCGTCAAAGTCTCTCTTCGTTCTGCAGGCAAGGTCAACGTCGCTGCACTTGCGCAAACCTTCGGCGGAGGCGGGCATGTGCTCGCTGCCGGTTGCCGGCTGGAAGGAAGCTTGGATGATATCGTAGACCGTGTATTGAAGCAGGTGAATGTATGA
- the pnp gene encoding polyribonucleotide nucleotidyltransferase, protein MEKHVEMQLGGRKLVLETGRLAKQANAAVKVTYGDTVVLCTVTASSEPKDLDFFPLTVNYEERLYAVGKIPGGFIKREGRPSEKAILASRLTDRPIRPLFPEGFRNDVQVLNLVMSVDQDCEPQIAAMIGTSAALSISDVPFSGPIGGVKVGRINGEFVVNPTIAQLEVSDIELVVAGTRDAIMMVEAEANEVPEDIMLEAIMFGHEEIRKIVTVIEELVEIAGKEKMAVKLHAVNENVNQEVREFAAGRLVEAVKIAEKHARQDAIDAINDETVAHFEEKYLETPELLKDVKEVLHDIVKEEVRRLITHDKVRPDGRGLAEIRPIECDTSLLPRTHGSGLFTRGQTQALSVCTLGALGDVQILDGISLEESKRFMHHYNFPPFSVGEARPLRAPGRREIGHGALGERALAKVIPSETEFPYTIRLVSEVLESNGSTSQASICASTLAMMDAGVPIKAPVAGIAMGLIKDGEHVSILSDIQGMEDHLGDMDFKVAGTAEGVTAIQMDIKIDGIDRKILSEALAQAKEGRMHILGKMNEVIQAPRENLSQYAPKILTMHINPDKIRDVIGAGGKIINKIIEETGVKIDIEQDGRVFIASSNQEMNEKARSIIEGIVREVVVGEIYVGKVKRVEKFGAFVEVLPNKEGLVHISQLSTERVGKVEDVVAVGDSITVKVTEIDQQGRINLSRKAVLTAEAPAQS, encoded by the coding sequence ATGGAAAAACATGTTGAAATGCAGCTTGGCGGCAGAAAGCTTGTGCTTGAAACAGGCCGTTTGGCGAAACAGGCCAATGCCGCTGTTAAAGTGACTTACGGCGATACCGTTGTACTGTGTACCGTAACGGCTTCCAGCGAGCCTAAAGATCTGGACTTCTTCCCGCTGACAGTTAACTATGAAGAAAGATTGTATGCCGTAGGTAAAATTCCGGGTGGATTCATCAAACGGGAAGGAAGACCGAGCGAAAAGGCGATTTTGGCCAGCCGTCTGACAGACCGTCCGATTCGCCCATTGTTCCCGGAAGGTTTCCGCAATGATGTACAAGTCTTGAATCTGGTGATGAGCGTGGATCAGGATTGCGAACCTCAGATCGCTGCCATGATCGGTACTTCCGCAGCGCTGAGCATTTCGGATGTTCCGTTCAGCGGTCCGATCGGCGGCGTAAAAGTGGGACGCATCAACGGGGAGTTTGTGGTTAACCCGACGATTGCACAGCTTGAAGTCAGCGACATCGAGTTGGTTGTTGCAGGTACCCGCGATGCAATTATGATGGTTGAAGCCGAAGCCAATGAGGTTCCGGAAGACATTATGCTTGAAGCGATCATGTTCGGTCATGAAGAGATCAGAAAGATCGTGACTGTCATCGAAGAGCTGGTAGAGATTGCCGGCAAAGAGAAGATGGCCGTAAAACTGCACGCGGTTAACGAAAACGTAAACCAAGAAGTGCGTGAATTTGCGGCAGGCCGCTTGGTGGAAGCCGTCAAAATTGCCGAGAAGCACGCTCGTCAGGATGCGATTGATGCCATCAACGATGAGACCGTCGCTCATTTCGAGGAAAAATATTTGGAAACTCCGGAATTGCTCAAAGATGTGAAAGAGGTCCTGCATGACATCGTCAAGGAGGAAGTGCGTCGTCTGATTACGCATGACAAAGTCCGTCCGGACGGCCGAGGATTGGCTGAAATTCGCCCGATCGAATGCGACACCTCGCTGCTGCCACGCACGCACGGCTCCGGTCTGTTTACGCGTGGACAAACACAAGCTCTCAGCGTATGTACGCTTGGCGCATTGGGGGATGTTCAGATTCTGGACGGCATCAGTCTGGAAGAATCCAAACGATTCATGCATCATTACAATTTCCCTCCGTTCAGCGTCGGTGAAGCTCGTCCGCTGCGTGCTCCAGGCCGTCGCGAAATCGGACATGGTGCGCTCGGTGAACGTGCGTTGGCCAAAGTCATTCCTTCGGAAACGGAATTCCCGTATACGATCCGTCTCGTATCCGAGGTGCTGGAATCCAATGGCTCCACATCACAAGCAAGTATTTGTGCAAGTACACTCGCGATGATGGATGCAGGCGTGCCGATTAAAGCCCCGGTAGCCGGAATTGCGATGGGATTGATCAAAGATGGAGAACATGTATCCATCCTTAGTGACATTCAAGGCATGGAGGATCACCTGGGAGACATGGACTTCAAAGTGGCGGGAACGGCAGAAGGCGTAACCGCAATTCAGATGGATATCAAAATCGACGGAATCGACCGTAAAATTTTGTCCGAGGCGCTTGCACAGGCTAAAGAAGGCCGCATGCACATCCTCGGCAAAATGAATGAAGTCATTCAGGCTCCGCGCGAGAATCTGTCGCAGTATGCTCCGAAAATTTTGACGATGCATATCAATCCTGACAAAATTCGTGACGTTATTGGTGCTGGCGGTAAAATCATCAATAAAATCATCGAAGAGACCGGCGTGAAAATTGATATCGAGCAAGATGGACGCGTCTTTATCGCATCTTCCAACCAGGAGATGAACGAAAAAGCCAGATCCATTATCGAAGGGATCGTACGCGAGGTTGTTGTCGGAGAGATTTATGTCGGCAAAGTGAAGCGCGTTGAGAAGTTTGGCGCATTCGTCGAAGTGCTTCCGAACAAGGAGGGTCTCGTACATATCTCGCAATTGTCGACCGAGCGCGTTGGCAAAGTGGAGGATGTCGTTGCCGTTGGCGATTCCATTACCGTCAAAGTCACGGAAATCGATCAACAAGGCCGGATCAACTTGTCTCGCAAAGCCGTGCTGACTGCGGAAGCTCCTGCTCAATCCTAA